One window of the Branchiostoma lanceolatum isolate klBraLanc5 chromosome 3, klBraLanc5.hap2, whole genome shotgun sequence genome contains the following:
- the LOC136430116 gene encoding sodium- and chloride-dependent glycine transporter 1-like, whose protein sequence is METSAIEMEEHHDQAENGKDLGQASDAAVHNGKMEPAEENPDSSDITESTRPIFIMDEPIEEPSATCCGCGEENKERGNWTCQCEMILTSIGWAAGLGQLWRFPMLCFRHGGGFLAVWLGMHFTLGFPLVLLEMTLGQFTSQGPPRAWRGVPLLHGVGFAVVVMMSILAIYQNTSMAYILHYLFVGSLRDLPNIMRCDNYWNTVECNDYGLTNTTRCREVAGFMWYDDSTGYWQNYTQCPTKSAPEEYWRNYLLQISDGLENMGAVQPGLAGFLFLSWLMVFLVLAFGIKSAGKVAYLTTTIPFVLLVFLLFRAMSLDGAVDGLIYHVTPYPYAGFDRTDLWVDAMMQVIYSLGVGCGCYTTLSSYNRFHNNTVRDAVLVVFANILVGMLCLCMSAGFLGFLGKQLNEPIENLVSSGPHLVFVVFPRVLGMLPASYLWSILFYLTLLLLAFSCQFVIVETIVTSLLDLFPSGNNGTGGLCNRRMLLHLLLTFTSCILFFLLGLPLVAQGGMYLYNLLDNFVASGFVILPILLLKSIGISWFYAINRWGRDLSHMLQYSCCYCCNKLVTVVCQVCWCLPIPLMLVGSLLWTSLLWPNEVYFENYKYSEGHVIMGWLIVGVELAPIPIVAIINCCLACCVKGRTIIRPPADWGPYLQQHHRGKRRGKVLSQPHIPPKPTIMVVDSTVTSL, encoded by the exons ATGGAGACCTCGGCGATCGAGATGGAGGAGCACCACGATCAAGCCGAGAACGGGAAAGATTTGGGCCAG GCCTCGGACGCTGCAGTGCACAACGGCAAGATGGAACCTGCCGAGGAGAACCCAGACTCCTCCGACATCACGGAATCCACGCGACCAATCTTCATCATGGACGAGCCGATCGAGGAGCCGTCCGCCACGTGCTGCGGGTGCGGGGAGGAGAACAAGGAGCGCGGGAACTGGACGTGCCAGTGCGAGATGATCCTGACCTCCATCGGCTGGGCGGCCGGGCTGGGACAGCTGTGGAGGTTTCCCATGCTGTGCTTCAGGCACGGAG GAGGGTTTCTTGCAGTGTGGCTGGGTATGCACTTCACCTTGGGTTTCCCTCTGGTTCTGTTGGAGATGACGCTGGGACAGTTCACCAGTCAGGGTCCACCTCGGGCATGGAGGGGAGTCCCACTCCTTCACG GTGTTGGGTTTGCAGTTGTTGTTATGATGTCCATCCTAGCGATTTACCAAAACACCAGCATGGCGTATATCCTACACTACTTGTTTGTGGGCAGTCTGCGAGATCTTCCGAACATAATGCGTTGTGACAACTACTGGAATACTGTGGAGTGCAATG ATTATGGTCTCACCAACACGACGCGCTGTCGTGAAGTGGCCGGCTTCATGTGGTACGATGACAGCACAGGATACTGGCAAAACTACACACAGTGTCCAACAAAGTCCGCCCCTGAAGAGTATTGGAG GAATTATTTGCTGCAGATATCAGATGGTCTGGAGAACATGGGGGCGGTACAGCCAGGTCTGGCTGGTTTTCTGTTCCTGTCCTGGCTGATGGTGTTCCTGGTGCTGGCTTTTGGTATCAAGTCTGCTGGAAAG GTTGCATACCTGACCACAACCATCCCCTTTGTGCTTCTGGTGTTCCTGTTGTTTCGAGCCATGTCCTTGGATGGGGCAGTGGATGGACTGATATATCACGTCACTCCGTACCCGTATGCAGGCTTTGAT CGGACAGACCTGTGGGTCGATGCTATGATGCAGGTGATCTACTCCCTGGGTGTGGGGTGTGGTTGTTACACCACGCTCAGCTCCTACAACAGATTCCACAACAACACAGTCAG AGACGCAGTGCTGGTTGTGTTTGCCAACATTTTGGTGGGTATGCTGTGTCTGTGCATGTCTGCAGGCTTTCTGGGCTTCCTCGGCAAACAGTTGAATGAGCCCATAGAAAATCTAGTGTCTTCAG GTCCCCACCTGGTGTTTGTTGTGTTCCCCCGTGTACTGGGGATGCTGCCTGCCTCCTACCTGTGGTCCATCCTGTTCTACCTGACTCTGCTGCTTCTCGCCTTCAGCTGCCAG TTTGTAATCGTGGAGACCATTGTGACGTCTCTACTGGACCTGTTCCCGTCAGGCAACAACGGCACAGGTGGGCTGTGTAACCGGCGCATGCTGCTCCATCTACTGCTCACCTTCACCAGCTGCATCCTCTTCTTCCTGCTGGGACTGCCTCTGGTCGCACAG GGTGGCATGTACCTGTATAACCTGCTGGATAATTTTGTGGCCTCTGGGTTCGTCATCCTCCCCATCCTCCTCCTGAAGAGCATCGGCATCTCATGGTTCTACG CGATCAATCGGTGGGGTCGTGACCTGAGCCACATGCTGCAGTATTCGTGCTGTTACTGCTGTAATAAGTTAGTGACGGTGGTGTGTCAGGTGTGCTGGTGTCTACCCATCCCCCTGATGCTCGTG ggTTCTCTTTTATGGACGTCCCTACTGTGGCCCAATGAGGTGTATTTTGAGAACTACAAGTACTCAGAGGGACATGTTATAATGGGATGGCTCATTGTCGGGGTAGAGCTGGCACCCATTCCTATTGTTGCCATCATCAACTGCTGTCTGGCATGTTGT gtcaaaggtcgcaCCATCATCAGACCCCCTGCGGACTGGGGACCGTACCTTCAGCAGCACCACAGAGGGAAGAGGCGTGGCAAGGTGCTGAGTCAGCCCCACATCCCCCCCAAACCCACCATCATGGTGGTGGACTCAACCGTCACCAGTTTGTGA
- the LOC136430119 gene encoding adenosylhomocysteinase-like, whose amino-acid sequence MAHDKKLPYKVADIGLAEFGRKEIKLAEQEMPGLMMMRKKYGPNEPLKGARIAGCLHMTIQTAVMIETLTELGAQVQWSSCDIFSTQDHAAAAIAKTGVPVYAWKGETEEELVWCIEQTLVFPDGQPLNMILDDGGELCNLIHQRYPHYLTGIRGISEETTTGVHNLHKLTAAGELKIPAININDSVTKSKFDNLYGCRESLLDGIKRATDVMVAGKVAVVAGFGDVGKGSAQSLRGLGARVIITEADPINALQAAISGYEVTTMEEACRVGNIFVTTTGNKDIIRGEHMLQMKEDAILANIGHFDCEVDVQWLNKNAEKVNIKPQVDRYTLPNGGHVLLLAEGRLVNLGCAMGHPSFVMSMSFTNQVLAQMELWNRADQYKGVHRLPKKLDEEVAELHLEHLGVKLTRLSEEQSQYLGVPVEGPYKAEFYRY is encoded by the exons ATGGCTCATGACAAGAAACTTCCGTACAAAGTTG CTGACATAGGACTGGCAGAATTTGGCCGTAAAGAAATCAAACTCGCTGAGCAGGAGATGCcgggactgatgatgatgagaaagaAGTACGGACCCAACGAACCGCTTAAAGGAGCGCGAATCGCGGGCTGTCTTCACATGACCATCCAGACAGCAGTCATGATCGAGACACTTACAGAGTTAGGAGCACAG GTCCAGTGGTCGAGCTGTGACATCTTCTCCACGCAGGACCACGCGGCGGCTGCCATCGCTAAAACGGGGGTTCCCGTGTATGCGTGGAAGGGTGAAACAGAGGAGGAGCTTGTGTGGTGCATCGAGCAGACGCTGGTCTTCCCAGACGGACAACCTCTCAACATGATCCTGGACGACGGAGGAGAGTTGTGCAACCTGATACATCAAAGATATCCACATTACCTCACAG gtATCAGGGGGATCTCAGAGGAAACTACAACAGGTGTGCACAACCTCCACAAGCTGACTGCTGCTGGGGAACTCAAGATACCCGCAATTAACATCAACGACTCTGTAACCAAG AGTAAGTTTGATAACCTGTATGGATGTCGTGAGTCTCTCCTGGACGGCATCAAACGTGCAACAGACGTGATGGTGGCGGGGAAGGTCGCTGTCGTGGCGGGGTTCGGGGACGTGGGGAAGGGGAGCGCGCAGTCCCTGCGTGGTCTGGGGGCCCGCGTCATCATCACGGAGGCTGATCCAATCAACGCTCTACAGGCGGCGATCTCAG GATACGAGGTAACCACTATGGAGGAGGCCTGTAGGGTGGGGAACATTTTTGTCACCACGACCGGCAACAAGGACATCATCCGTGGTGAGCACATGTTACAGATGAAGGAGGATGCCATCCTGGCCAACATCGGACACTTTGACTGCGAGGTGGATGTACAGTGGCTGAATAAGAATGCAGAGAAAGTCAACATCAAACCTCAG GTTGACCGCTACACCCTCCCTAACGGTGGCCATGTCCTGCTGCTGGCGGAGGGTCGGCTGGTGAACCTGGGCTGTGCCATGGGTCATCCCAGCTTCGTCATGAGCATGTCCTTCACCAACCAGGTCCTGGCACAGATGGAGCTGTGGAACAGGGCCGACCAGTACAAGGGGGTGCACAGGCTGCCCAAGAAG TTGGATGAGGAGGTAGCTGAGCTGCACCTGGAACACCTGGGAGTGAAACTAACACGTCTGTCTGAGGAGCAGTCCCAGTACCTGGGAGTACCTGTAGAGGGACCTTACAAGGCAGAGTTTTATAGATACTAG